One Brevibacterium spongiae DNA segment encodes these proteins:
- a CDS encoding ammonium transporter: protein MELDAVNVWMMVAAGLVLLMTPGVAFFYGGMTRITSAINMMMMVFSAMAVGGLVWVLYGYGLSSGDSIAGIVGNPLSQLGLTGAVADDPASLISIGYGSTFAMIAIALIAGAVADRAKFSTWLVFSAAWVTLVYCPLAFMVWGDGLLSESGAIGSLFGPAIDFAGGTVVHINAGISALVLVVVMGRRARFSTPHKPHNIPITVLGAALLWFGWFGFNGGAASTIEQGGLIWINTLAAPAAGMITWIMIERLRASRPSSIGSVSGAIAGLVAITPACANVDPYAAVLIGIAAGAGAIFAVEAKNRLRYDDALDVVAVHLVAGIIGTVMIGFFAFPHDDGPAGLFYGGGFELLIAQVLACLVAIVFAGLVTLAISLVLRSTMGLRIDPREELEGIDAFEHAEQAYSFR from the coding sequence ATGGAACTCGATGCAGTGAATGTGTGGATGATGGTCGCCGCGGGGTTGGTTCTGCTCATGACCCCCGGGGTGGCGTTCTTCTACGGAGGAATGACGCGGATCACCTCAGCCATCAACATGATGATGATGGTCTTCTCCGCGATGGCCGTCGGCGGACTCGTCTGGGTCCTCTACGGCTACGGGCTGAGCTCCGGTGATTCGATCGCCGGAATCGTCGGCAACCCGCTGTCCCAGCTGGGACTCACCGGTGCAGTGGCGGATGACCCTGCCTCGCTGATCTCGATCGGCTACGGCTCGACCTTCGCGATGATCGCGATCGCCCTCATCGCCGGAGCCGTCGCCGACCGTGCTAAGTTCTCCACCTGGCTGGTTTTCTCCGCCGCGTGGGTGACCCTCGTGTACTGCCCGCTGGCGTTCATGGTCTGGGGCGACGGACTGCTCAGCGAATCGGGTGCGATCGGCAGCCTGTTCGGACCCGCCATCGACTTCGCCGGAGGCACGGTCGTGCACATCAACGCCGGCATCTCCGCCCTCGTGCTCGTGGTGGTCATGGGACGCCGTGCCCGCTTCTCGACCCCGCACAAGCCGCACAACATCCCGATCACCGTGCTCGGAGCCGCGCTGCTGTGGTTCGGCTGGTTCGGATTCAACGGCGGAGCCGCCTCGACGATCGAACAGGGCGGGCTCATCTGGATCAACACCCTGGCTGCCCCGGCCGCGGGCATGATCACCTGGATCATGATCGAACGCCTGCGGGCCTCCAGGCCATCCAGCATCGGCAGCGTCTCGGGAGCGATCGCCGGCCTCGTCGCGATCACCCCGGCGTGTGCGAACGTCGACCCCTACGCTGCCGTGCTCATCGGCATCGCGGCAGGAGCGGGCGCGATCTTCGCCGTCGAAGCGAAGAACCGACTGCGCTACGACGATGCGCTCGATGTCGTGGCCGTCCACCTCGTCGCGGGCATCATCGGCACCGTGATGATCGGGTTCTTCGCCTTCCCGCACGACGACGGACCTGCTGGCCTGTTCTACGGCGGCGGCTTCGAACTCCTCATCGCACAGGTGCTGGCCTGCCTCGTGGCCATCGTCTTCGCCGGTCTCGTGACACTCGCGATCTCCCTGGTGCTGCGGTCGACGATGGGTCTGCGGATAGACCCGCGGGAAGAGCTCGAGGGAATCGACGCCTTCGAGCACGCGGAGCAGGCTTACTCGTTCCGGTGA
- the rpsP gene encoding 30S ribosomal protein S16, whose protein sequence is MAVKIRLTRMGKIRAPFYRVVVADSKTRRDGKAIEQIGIYHPTREPSVIEIDSERAQYWLGVGAQPSEQVKALLKLTGDWQKFTGEGEAVNTVKPQPEKEAYVAPNAESVIKEAITQKGGKSADAAEAPAEEAAPEAAEESAEA, encoded by the coding sequence GTGGCAGTCAAAATTCGTCTGACCCGCATGGGCAAGATCCGTGCACCCTTCTACCGCGTCGTCGTCGCTGACTCGAAGACCCGCCGTGACGGCAAGGCCATCGAGCAGATCGGCATCTACCACCCGACCCGCGAGCCCTCGGTCATCGAGATCGATTCGGAGCGCGCTCAGTACTGGCTCGGTGTCGGTGCTCAGCCGAGCGAGCAGGTCAAGGCTCTGCTCAAGCTCACCGGCGACTGGCAGAAGTTCACCGGCGAGGGCGAAGCGGTCAACACCGTCAAGCCGCAGCCGGAGAAGGAAGCCTACGTGGCTCCCAACGCCGAATCGGTGATCAAGGAAGCCATCACGCAGAAGGGCGGCAAGTCCGCTGACGCTGCTGAGGCTCCGGCCGAGGAAGCAGCACCTGAGGCCGCTGAAGAAAGCGCTGAAGCCTGA
- a CDS encoding DoxX family protein translates to MFEVPTFIGAIVLLLVRALLTVAFVREFLVKAKDIPRFAKADGLNVPTAWFVAVAELAAAVSFATGVLAQWAGIGVIVLMLITTCLHVFKWHSKYWASAGGPEYDLLLLVLSAVIVAFGTGPIAVPTLFGM, encoded by the coding sequence ATGTTCGAGGTTCCGACGTTCATCGGTGCGATCGTGCTGCTGCTCGTCAGGGCACTGCTGACCGTGGCCTTCGTTCGCGAATTCTTGGTCAAAGCCAAGGACATTCCGCGGTTCGCCAAGGCGGATGGTCTCAACGTCCCGACCGCGTGGTTCGTCGCCGTCGCTGAACTCGCTGCGGCAGTGTCGTTCGCGACCGGAGTTCTCGCTCAGTGGGCAGGCATCGGCGTCATCGTGCTCATGCTCATCACCACGTGTCTGCACGTGTTCAAATGGCACTCGAAGTATTGGGCGTCAGCGGGAGGCCCCGAATACGACCTGCTCCTGCTGGTGCTGTCTGCGGTGATCGTCGCTTTCGGGACCGGACCGATCGCGGTTCCGACTCTGTTCGGGATGTGA
- the ftsY gene encoding signal recognition particle-docking protein FtsY — MDQPIILLIVAAIVFILVVALGISLRVSGKKRGLPEERSIDADVTGEISADEVAEAVAKEKAQARGSEVPTEPASRLVRLRERLAKSNSGLGRGLLNLLSRDNLDESAWEEIEDTLILADVGVEPTTELVDRLRERVKVLGTRDPEEVRGLLREELIALVDPTMDRSLADQGTNGDPAVILVVGVNGAGKTTTVGKIARVLVAEDRTVLLGAADTFRAAAAEQLSTWGERVGVETVRKEEGADPASVAYSAVEKGQTDGTDVVLIDTAGRLQNKRGLMDELGKVKRVATRPLGEGHEIDEVLLVLDATTGQNGMQQAKVFAEAVDVTGIVLTKLDGTAKGGIVVAVQRELGVPVKLIGLGEGADDLAPFTAEGFVDALLD; from the coding sequence ATGGATCAGCCGATCATCTTGCTCATCGTCGCAGCCATCGTCTTCATTCTCGTCGTGGCGCTGGGCATCTCCCTGCGCGTCAGCGGCAAGAAGCGAGGGCTGCCCGAAGAGCGCAGCATCGATGCCGACGTCACCGGTGAGATCAGTGCCGATGAGGTCGCCGAGGCGGTCGCGAAGGAGAAGGCGCAAGCGCGCGGTTCGGAGGTTCCCACAGAACCGGCCAGCCGGCTGGTGCGCCTGCGCGAACGGCTCGCGAAATCGAACTCCGGGCTCGGTCGCGGACTGCTCAACCTCCTCTCACGCGACAACCTCGACGAATCCGCGTGGGAGGAGATCGAAGACACCCTCATCCTCGCTGACGTGGGAGTCGAGCCGACGACCGAACTCGTCGACCGCCTGCGCGAACGCGTCAAGGTCCTCGGCACCAGGGATCCCGAAGAGGTGCGGGGGCTGCTGCGTGAGGAGCTCATCGCACTCGTCGACCCGACCATGGACCGGTCCCTGGCCGATCAGGGCACGAACGGCGATCCGGCGGTCATCCTCGTCGTCGGTGTCAACGGTGCGGGCAAGACGACGACCGTGGGCAAGATCGCCCGCGTGCTCGTCGCCGAGGACCGGACGGTGCTGCTCGGCGCCGCGGACACCTTCCGCGCCGCCGCCGCCGAACAGCTGTCCACGTGGGGTGAACGCGTCGGCGTGGAGACAGTGCGCAAGGAAGAGGGCGCCGATCCCGCCTCGGTGGCGTATTCGGCAGTGGAGAAGGGCCAGACCGACGGAACCGACGTCGTCCTCATCGATACTGCCGGGCGTCTCCAGAACAAGCGCGGACTCATGGACGAACTCGGCAAGGTCAAGCGTGTGGCCACCCGCCCGCTGGGGGAGGGCCACGAGATCGACGAGGTCCTGCTCGTCCTCGATGCGACCACCGGGCAGAACGGCATGCAGCAGGCGAAGGTCTTCGCCGAGGCGGTCGACGTCACCGGCATCGTGCTCACAAAGCTCGACGGCACGGCCAAGGGCGGCATCGTCGTGGCAGTCCAGCGTGAGCTGGGCGTCCCGGTCAAACTCATCGGGCTGGGCGAGGGTGCCGACGACCTTGCTCCGTTCACTGCCGAAGGATTCGTCGACGCGCTGCTCGACTGA
- a CDS encoding RNA-binding protein codes for MLADSLEHLVRGIVDHPDDVSVRSRSSHRGTTLEVRVNPEDLGRVIGRAGRTAKALRTVMNSLAGRESVRVDLIEA; via the coding sequence ATGTTGGCTGATTCGCTCGAGCACTTGGTCCGCGGCATCGTCGATCATCCCGACGACGTGTCCGTTCGCTCGCGTTCATCGCACCGCGGCACGACCCTCGAGGTCCGGGTCAACCCCGAAGACCTCGGTCGGGTCATCGGCCGTGCAGGCAGGACCGCCAAGGCCCTGCGCACCGTGATGAACTCACTGGCCGGCCGTGAGTCGGTGCGAGTGGACCTCATCGAGGCGTAA
- the ffh gene encoding signal recognition particle protein → MFNSLSDRLTATFKNLRGKGRLSEADVDATIREIRRALLDADVALPVVRAFTGRIRERALSEEVSGALNPGQQVVKIVNDELVGILGGETRRLNFAKRPPTVIMLAGLQGAGKTTLAGKLAYWLKSEGHRPMLVAADLQRPNAVNQLQIVGERAGAVVYAPEPGNGVGDPIQVATDSIEVAKSKLHDVVIVDTAGRLGIDEELMQQAADIRTAVTPDEVLFVIDAMIGQDAVKTAEAFLEGVDFTGVVLSKLDGDSRGGAALSVAEVTGKPIMFASTGESMKDFEQFHPDRMADRILDMGDIMTLIEQAEKNFDEKETEKLKKKVEAGEDFDLNDFLTQMSGLKKMGSMKKMLGMMPGMSQYKEQLANFDEREVDRVEAIVRSMTPQERTNPKILNGSRRARIAKGAGTTVTAVNQLMERFTQAQKMMRQMTRGGGMPGMPGGGGMPQMPGMGGMPGGAGSRKKKAVGKKKGRKGGQSGNPAKRAQEAQELADKKAGKTKDPVGSAFGGVDLGADEEFDPSNLPKGFGGIFPGGKK, encoded by the coding sequence GTGTTTAACTCTCTGTCCGACAGGCTCACCGCGACTTTCAAGAATCTGCGCGGGAAGGGCCGGCTGTCCGAAGCCGACGTCGATGCCACCATTCGTGAGATCAGACGTGCCCTGCTCGACGCCGACGTCGCCCTGCCTGTCGTGCGTGCCTTCACCGGCCGGATCCGTGAGCGCGCCCTGTCCGAGGAAGTCTCGGGCGCACTCAATCCCGGCCAGCAGGTCGTCAAGATCGTCAACGACGAACTCGTCGGCATCCTCGGCGGCGAGACTCGCAGGCTCAACTTCGCCAAGCGCCCGCCGACGGTCATCATGCTTGCCGGCCTCCAGGGTGCCGGTAAGACCACGCTGGCGGGAAAGCTCGCGTACTGGCTGAAGTCCGAAGGCCACCGCCCGATGCTCGTCGCCGCCGACCTGCAGCGACCCAACGCGGTCAACCAGCTCCAGATCGTCGGCGAACGTGCCGGTGCCGTCGTCTACGCCCCGGAGCCGGGCAACGGCGTCGGCGACCCGATCCAGGTCGCCACCGACTCGATCGAGGTCGCGAAGTCCAAACTCCACGACGTCGTCATCGTCGATACCGCCGGTCGTCTCGGCATCGACGAAGAGCTCATGCAGCAGGCCGCGGACATCCGCACCGCGGTCACCCCCGACGAGGTCCTCTTCGTCATCGATGCGATGATCGGCCAGGACGCGGTGAAGACCGCCGAGGCGTTCCTCGAAGGCGTCGACTTCACCGGTGTCGTGCTCTCGAAGCTCGACGGCGACTCCCGCGGCGGTGCCGCACTGTCGGTCGCCGAGGTGACCGGAAAGCCGATCATGTTCGCCTCGACAGGCGAATCGATGAAGGACTTCGAGCAGTTCCACCCGGACCGGATGGCCGACCGGATCCTCGACATGGGCGACATCATGACGCTCATCGAACAGGCCGAGAAGAACTTCGACGAAAAAGAGACCGAAAAGCTCAAGAAGAAGGTCGAAGCCGGCGAGGACTTCGACCTCAACGACTTCCTCACACAGATGTCGGGCCTGAAGAAGATGGGGTCGATGAAGAAGATGCTGGGCATGATGCCCGGCATGAGCCAGTACAAGGAACAGCTGGCGAACTTCGACGAACGTGAGGTCGACCGGGTCGAAGCCATTGTGAGATCGATGACACCACAGGAGCGGACGAACCCGAAGATCCTCAACGGCTCTCGCCGTGCCCGCATCGCCAAGGGCGCCGGCACCACCGTCACCGCCGTCAACCAGCTCATGGAGCGCTTCACCCAGGCGCAGAAGATGATGCGCCAGATGACCCGCGGCGGAGGAATGCCCGGAATGCCCGGCGGCGGGGGAATGCCCCAGATGCCCGGAATGGGCGGAATGCCCGGTGGTGCCGGAAGCCGCAAGAAGAAAGCGGTGGGGAAGAAGAAGGGCCGCAAGGGCGGTCAGTCCGGCAACCCTGCCAAGCGTGCCCAAGAGGCCCAGGAGCTGGCCGATAAGAAGGCAGGCAAGACCAAGGATCCGGTCGGTTCGGCCTTCGGCGGAGTCGATCTGGGCGCGGACGAGGAATTCGATCCCTCGAACCTGCCCAAGGGCTTCGGCGGAATCTTCCCGGGTGGCAAGAAGTAG
- a CDS encoding BCCT family transporter, with protein sequence MSSEHSKTQELIEHLKNPTTKQKPLRRQGLDKIVFFAAGILAVAFVVWGFVAPDSLGTVAGTLLTGVMDNFGWLFVIAATIFTIFVIIVAMSKFGRIPLGRDDEKPQFKTSSWIAMMFATGMGIGLVFSAVGEPLFFYMSPPPNSVDGSTAEAMGTSMGTTLFHWTLYPWAMYAIVGLGVAYGSFRLGRSQLFSSMFTPLFGERAVNGIGGKVINILAILATLFGSACSLGLGAIQIGGGIESAGIMSDVSSPVLVIIIAILTAAFVASAVSGVEKGIQWLSNINMILAVIVALIVFIGGPTLFILNVIPSSIGSFIEDLPQMASRTAADGQGVNEWLSSWTVFYWAWWVSWSPFVGLFIARISRGRTVRQFVTGVLIVPSVVSTIWFAIFGGGAIGIQERAERGEGTVKALAKMVDGEPDINMDTILFDLLGALPLPNLIAIILMIVTVVLIAIFFVTGADSASIVMGTLSANGKEEPGKGLVLFWGIATGAVAAVMLLAGGSDPAEALDGLKNITIVSALPFVIVMLLLCVAVWKDLSRDPLIIQGQLANHVLEQSVATAIDEYDGSVFGLETSELPADEVSEYADDEKGAKSSKTTVLSSDSTSEQSAGSEKKPKGKS encoded by the coding sequence ATGAGCAGTGAACACAGCAAAACACAGGAGCTCATCGAGCACCTGAAGAATCCGACGACGAAGCAGAAGCCGCTGCGGCGCCAGGGGCTCGACAAGATCGTCTTCTTCGCCGCCGGCATCCTCGCCGTGGCTTTCGTCGTCTGGGGCTTCGTCGCCCCCGACAGCCTCGGAACCGTCGCCGGCACCCTGCTGACCGGCGTGATGGACAACTTCGGTTGGCTCTTCGTCATCGCCGCGACGATCTTCACGATCTTCGTCATCATCGTCGCTATGTCCAAGTTCGGTCGCATCCCGCTGGGCCGCGACGATGAGAAGCCGCAGTTCAAGACCTCGTCGTGGATCGCCATGATGTTCGCCACGGGCATGGGCATCGGCCTGGTGTTCTCGGCCGTCGGCGAGCCGCTGTTCTTCTACATGTCGCCTCCCCCGAACTCCGTGGACGGCTCGACCGCTGAGGCGATGGGCACCTCGATGGGCACGACGCTCTTCCACTGGACGCTCTACCCCTGGGCGATGTATGCCATCGTCGGACTCGGCGTCGCCTACGGTTCGTTCCGTCTGGGACGCTCGCAGCTGTTCTCGTCGATGTTCACCCCGCTGTTCGGCGAGCGTGCCGTCAACGGGATCGGCGGCAAGGTCATCAACATCCTCGCGATCCTCGCGACCCTGTTCGGCTCCGCCTGCTCGCTGGGTCTGGGCGCGATCCAGATCGGCGGCGGCATCGAGTCGGCGGGCATCATGTCCGATGTCTCCTCACCGGTGCTCGTCATCATCATCGCGATCCTCACCGCTGCCTTCGTCGCCTCGGCCGTGTCCGGTGTCGAGAAGGGCATCCAGTGGCTGTCGAACATCAATATGATCCTCGCGGTCATCGTCGCGCTCATCGTCTTCATCGGCGGTCCGACCCTGTTCATCCTCAACGTCATCCCGTCCTCGATCGGCTCCTTCATCGAGGATCTCCCGCAGATGGCGTCGCGTACCGCGGCTGACGGGCAGGGCGTCAATGAGTGGCTGTCGTCGTGGACTGTCTTCTACTGGGCCTGGTGGGTCTCATGGTCGCCGTTCGTCGGCCTCTTCATCGCCCGCATCTCGCGTGGACGCACTGTGCGTCAGTTCGTCACCGGCGTCCTCATCGTTCCCTCCGTCGTCTCGACGATCTGGTTCGCGATCTTCGGCGGCGGTGCCATCGGCATCCAGGAGCGCGCAGAACGCGGCGAGGGCACGGTCAAGGCCCTGGCCAAGATGGTCGACGGCGAGCCGGACATCAACATGGACACGATCCTGTTCGACCTCCTCGGCGCTCTGCCGTTGCCGAACCTCATCGCGATCATCCTCATGATCGTCACGGTCGTCCTCATCGCGATCTTCTTCGTCACGGGTGCGGACTCGGCTTCGATCGTCATGGGCACCCTGTCGGCCAACGGCAAGGAAGAGCCCGGCAAGGGTCTCGTCCTCTTCTGGGGTATCGCCACCGGTGCTGTGGCCGCTGTGATGCTCTTGGCGGGTGGTTCCGATCCCGCCGAGGCGCTCGACGGGTTGAAGAACATCACGATCGTCTCCGCCTTGCCGTTCGTCATCGTCATGCTGCTGCTGTGCGTGGCGGTGTGGAAGGACCTGTCCAGGGATCCGCTGATCATCCAGGGTCAGCTGGCCAACCATGTCCTCGAGCAGTCGGTGGCCACGGCCATCGACGAGTACGACGGTTCGGTCTTCGGTCTCGAGACGTCCGAACTGCCGGCGGACGAGGTCAGCGAGTACGCCGACGACGAGAAGGGCGCGAAGTCCTCGAAGACCACGGTCCTCAGCTCGGATTCGACCTCGGAACAGTCAGCAGGCAGCGAAAAGAAGCCCAAGGGCAAGAGCTGA
- the smc gene encoding chromosome segregation protein SMC, whose translation MHLKSLTLRGFKSFASATTLRFEPGITCVVGPNGSGKSNVVDALSWVMGEQGAKNLRGGKMDDVIFAGTSKRQALGRAEVTLTIDNTDGAIPVDYTEVTISRTLFRTGGSEYAVNGAPARLLDIQELLNDSGLGKEMHVIVGQGRLDAILHADPLERRSFIEEAAGVLKHRRRKDKAVRKLTGLQTNLDRLTDLRTELNRQLGPLGRQAEAAAKAATVQATLRDATARLLADDAVRMQSSLATTSEGEDHSDRITELDRLRTTTEARLSEIETRLSGLDAELEAQRTAESKTQTQIVRAQGLSQRAEDKRSHLLSEVASLGRRESKSPDELRAQAARFKDELTDAEAAVTETNTALEATQQRKEELTQALRTAEDEVKAAQIAITEAVKNRSALQSKQTHAEERITDLGARITANRSEIDAVTARIAERSAELETAETGVEDVEAGETELDTAYEKAVETQEALESERTELQEQQAQVASELSSAKARAEALALGTALEADLEDIVNSNLPGVGPAVTERLSVTTGFEMAAAAALSTTVSGVIVDDGEAALAVLDHLGEDTNVSLTIPTGTEAAAGKGGNGRTDLAPLPTPASLIGTPTEDTAATEQSVKEDELRWLSELVTSDMPELRALLAAALHGVVCVPDARTGVALTRTRPELTAVTVDGEVLSATRISRARTASGTRLASQTALEDTRTSITALEDRTETLKAALADIEPRLAAARQESAAALDALHSSDAKIMAAAEEVSRITGEIGVARTRLQRAEENETELNSRLEAARRDVETAQAALAGAAEVDEVVDTSRRDELSTQVSQSSEDLVEARINHRSAADRVRFLSDRVDSLLRAAKAEEAAREQTQRTIAKKKRAAASAQLIAETAAEAAELAQATVDELGEAIQVLVDERGGLREEKGRLGEELGTTRTQLQKLKDAAAEAELAKERYRLRLEEIAHRAEEETGLGIDRLIDEFGPHLPVPSFEEGTEDRPYVRTEVEKRQKQAAASLKRIGTVNPLALEEYEALKERHQFLEKQIADIEASRKDLMQLVEEVDKHVERVFAEAYADTAREFEDIFSRLFPGGEGALSLTDPNDMLTTGVDVHARPAGKKVKRLSLLSGGERSLVAVAMLVAIFKARPSPFYVMDEVEAALDDLNLSRLLTVFEELQDSSQLIVITHQKRTMEIADALYGVTMHGDGVSKVISQRIP comes from the coding sequence ATGCATCTCAAAAGCCTGACACTGCGGGGATTCAAGTCCTTTGCCTCGGCAACGACTCTCAGATTCGAGCCGGGCATCACGTGCGTCGTCGGTCCCAACGGCTCAGGCAAATCCAATGTCGTCGACGCCCTGTCCTGGGTGATGGGCGAACAGGGTGCGAAGAACCTGCGCGGCGGGAAGATGGACGACGTGATCTTCGCCGGCACCTCGAAGCGCCAGGCTCTGGGCCGCGCCGAGGTGACTCTGACCATCGACAACACCGACGGAGCCATCCCCGTCGACTACACCGAGGTGACGATCTCGCGGACCCTGTTCCGCACCGGCGGATCCGAATACGCCGTCAACGGGGCCCCCGCCCGACTGCTCGACATCCAAGAGCTCCTCAACGACTCCGGCCTGGGCAAAGAGATGCACGTCATCGTCGGCCAAGGCCGCCTCGACGCGATCCTCCACGCCGACCCACTGGAGCGTCGCAGCTTCATCGAAGAAGCCGCCGGAGTCCTCAAACACCGGCGCCGCAAAGACAAAGCGGTCCGCAAACTCACCGGCCTGCAGACGAACCTCGACCGCCTCACCGACCTGCGCACTGAACTCAACCGTCAGCTCGGACCCCTGGGCAGACAGGCCGAAGCCGCGGCGAAGGCCGCCACCGTCCAAGCCACTCTGCGCGACGCCACCGCCCGCCTGCTCGCCGATGACGCGGTGCGCATGCAGTCCTCACTGGCGACGACGAGCGAAGGCGAGGACCACAGCGACCGCATCACCGAACTCGACCGGCTCCGCACCACCACCGAGGCGCGCCTGAGCGAGATCGAAACCCGCCTGTCCGGCCTCGACGCAGAACTCGAGGCGCAGCGGACCGCGGAGTCGAAGACCCAGACGCAGATCGTGCGCGCCCAGGGCCTGAGCCAGCGCGCCGAGGACAAACGCTCCCACCTGCTCTCGGAGGTTGCGAGCCTGGGCCGCCGCGAATCCAAATCGCCCGATGAGCTGCGCGCCCAAGCCGCTCGGTTCAAGGACGAACTCACCGACGCCGAGGCGGCAGTGACCGAGACGAACACCGCGCTCGAAGCCACTCAGCAGCGCAAGGAAGAACTCACCCAGGCCCTGCGCACCGCCGAAGACGAGGTCAAAGCCGCCCAGATCGCCATCACCGAGGCCGTGAAGAACAGATCCGCCCTGCAGTCGAAGCAGACCCATGCCGAAGAGCGCATCACCGACCTGGGCGCCCGCATCACCGCGAACAGGTCCGAGATCGATGCCGTCACAGCCCGCATCGCCGAACGCAGCGCCGAACTCGAGACCGCCGAGACCGGGGTCGAAGACGTCGAAGCGGGAGAGACCGAACTCGACACCGCCTACGAAAAGGCGGTGGAGACCCAGGAAGCACTCGAGTCCGAACGCACCGAACTGCAGGAACAGCAGGCGCAGGTCGCCTCCGAACTGTCCTCGGCCAAGGCCCGTGCCGAAGCGCTGGCACTGGGCACCGCGCTCGAAGCCGACCTCGAAGACATCGTCAACTCGAACCTCCCCGGCGTCGGTCCCGCAGTGACCGAGCGACTGAGCGTGACCACCGGCTTCGAAATGGCCGCTGCCGCCGCACTGTCGACCACGGTCTCCGGAGTCATCGTCGACGACGGTGAGGCCGCACTGGCAGTGCTCGACCACCTCGGCGAAGACACGAACGTGTCCCTGACGATCCCGACCGGCACCGAGGCGGCCGCCGGCAAGGGCGGCAACGGACGAACCGACCTCGCCCCGCTGCCGACACCGGCGAGCCTGATCGGCACCCCGACCGAGGACACCGCGGCGACAGAGCAATCCGTGAAAGAGGACGAACTGCGGTGGCTGAGCGAACTCGTCACCAGCGACATGCCTGAGCTGCGCGCCCTGCTGGCAGCCGCCCTGCACGGTGTCGTCTGCGTCCCCGATGCGCGCACCGGCGTCGCCCTGACGCGCACCCGCCCCGAACTCACCGCGGTCACCGTCGACGGGGAGGTGCTCTCGGCCACGCGCATCAGCCGAGCCCGCACCGCCTCGGGCACCCGGCTGGCCTCCCAGACCGCGCTCGAGGACACCCGCACCTCGATCACCGCGCTCGAAGACCGGACGGAGACGCTCAAGGCTGCGCTCGCCGACATCGAACCGCGCCTGGCCGCAGCCCGGCAGGAATCGGCGGCAGCGCTCGACGCCCTCCACTCCTCGGATGCGAAGATCATGGCCGCGGCCGAGGAGGTCTCGCGCATCACCGGCGAGATCGGCGTCGCCCGCACCCGCCTGCAGAGGGCCGAAGAGAACGAGACGGAACTGAACTCCCGCCTCGAAGCCGCCCGACGCGACGTCGAGACCGCACAGGCGGCGCTGGCCGGAGCCGCCGAGGTCGACGAAGTCGTCGACACCTCCCGGCGGGACGAACTGAGCACTCAGGTGTCGCAGTCGTCCGAGGACCTCGTCGAGGCGCGGATCAACCACCGCTCGGCTGCCGATCGGGTCCGGTTCTTAAGCGACCGGGTCGACTCTCTGCTGCGGGCGGCCAAGGCCGAAGAGGCGGCGCGGGAGCAGACGCAGCGCACGATCGCGAAGAAGAAGCGCGCGGCCGCCTCGGCGCAGCTCATCGCTGAGACCGCGGCCGAAGCCGCGGAACTCGCGCAGGCAACGGTGGACGAACTCGGTGAGGCGATCCAGGTCCTCGTCGACGAACGCGGCGGTCTCCGCGAAGAGAAGGGCCGCCTCGGCGAGGAACTGGGCACCACCAGAACCCAGCTGCAGAAGCTCAAAGACGCCGCCGCCGAGGCGGAGCTGGCCAAGGAACGGTACCGACTCAGGCTCGAGGAGATCGCGCACCGGGCGGAGGAGGAGACGGGCCTGGGCATCGACCGGCTCATCGACGAATTCGGACCCCACCTGCCCGTTCCCTCGTTCGAAGAGGGCACCGAGGATCGACCGTATGTGCGGACCGAGGTCGAGAAACGGCAGAAGCAGGCGGCGGCCTCGCTCAAACGCATCGGCACGGTCAACCCGCTCGCACTCGAGGAATACGAGGCGCTGAAGGAGCGGCACCAGTTCCTCGAGAAGCAGATCGCGGACATCGAAGCCTCGCGCAAGGACCTCATGCAGCTCGTCGAGGAAGTCGACAAGCATGTCGAACGCGTCTTCGCCGAGGCGTATGCGGACACCGCGCGGGAGTTCGAGGACATCTTCTCCCGGCTCTTCCCCGGCGGTGAGGGAGCGCTGAGCCTGACCGACCCGAACGATATGCTCACCACCGGCGTCGACGTCCACGCCCGGCCGGCAGGCAAGAAGGTCAAGCGGCTGTCCCTGCTCTCCGGCGGGGAGCGGTCGCTGGTGGCGGTGGCCATGCTGGTGGCGATCTTCAAAGCCCGGCCCAGCCCGTTCTACGTCATGGACGAGGTCGAGGCCGCACTCGACGATCTCAACCTCTCGCGCCTGCTCACCGTGTTCGAGGAGCTGCAGGACTCCTCGCAGCTCATCGTCATCACCCACCAGAAGCGGACGATGGAGATCGCCGATGCGCTCTACGGTGTGACGATGCACGGCGACGGAGTGTCGAAAGTCATATCGCAGCGCATCCCGTGA